The Helicobacter mustelae genome has a segment encoding these proteins:
- the murA gene encoding UDP-N-acetylglucosamine 1-carboxyvinyltransferase: MDYLRILGEQKIGGAICVSGAKNAALPLLACALLYEEGLSLHHLPDVVDVKTLVRLLEYLGCEILWKGSHQLFVSARRLVHTKATYDIVRKMRASILVLGPLLGRFGKCEVSLPGGCAIGARPVDLHIKAMEKMGAEIHIDNGYIIAKAPNGLRGAHITFDKITVTGTENVLMAAALAKGTTQILNAAKEPEVVQLCELLQQSGVKIEGIGSDTLVIEGRDGIALQSQEIQVIPDRIEAGTYLCAGAILNQRLALENVNPRHLESITDKLEEIGFGIVRRESSVEILPAQKRRAFEVITTEYPGFPTDMQAQFMVLATQCEGTSVIEERLFENRFMHVSELQRLGAHITLKGKVAQITGPIELNGADVMATDLRASSALVLAALVAKGYTQIHRIYHLDRGYEAIEDKLRQIGIDIQRLKE, from the coding sequence ATGGATTATTTGAGGATTTTGGGGGAGCAAAAGATTGGGGGAGCGATTTGTGTTAGTGGAGCAAAAAATGCCGCCTTGCCACTTCTGGCATGCGCTCTCCTTTATGAGGAGGGGCTAAGCTTGCATCATCTCCCTGATGTGGTGGATGTCAAGACCTTGGTGCGTTTGTTGGAGTATTTGGGATGTGAGATTCTTTGGAAGGGGAGTCATCAATTATTTGTGAGTGCCAGGCGTTTGGTTCATACTAAGGCCACCTATGACATCGTGCGCAAAATGCGCGCTTCCATCCTTGTGCTAGGTCCCTTGCTTGGGAGATTTGGAAAATGTGAGGTGAGTTTGCCAGGAGGCTGTGCGATTGGTGCGCGTCCTGTGGATTTGCATATCAAAGCAATGGAGAAAATGGGCGCAGAAATTCATATTGATAATGGCTATATCATTGCCAAGGCTCCCAATGGGCTTAGGGGTGCGCATATTACATTTGACAAAATTACTGTAACGGGGACAGAGAATGTATTGATGGCTGCAGCTCTTGCCAAGGGAACCACGCAGATTCTCAATGCTGCCAAAGAGCCAGAAGTCGTGCAGCTGTGTGAGCTACTGCAACAGAGTGGGGTGAAGATAGAGGGGATTGGGAGTGATACTCTTGTGATTGAGGGCAGAGATGGCATAGCACTTCAAAGTCAAGAGATTCAAGTCATCCCAGATCGTATTGAGGCTGGGACCTATCTGTGTGCTGGTGCGATTTTGAATCAAAGGCTTGCATTAGAGAATGTAAATCCAAGGCATTTAGAGAGCATCACAGACAAGTTAGAAGAGATTGGATTTGGGATTGTGAGAAGGGAGAGTAGTGTGGAGATCTTGCCTGCTCAAAAGCGTAGAGCTTTTGAGGTAATCACCACAGAATATCCTGGATTTCCCACCGATATGCAGGCCCAATTCATGGTGCTTGCCACGCAATGTGAGGGGACTAGCGTGATTGAGGAGCGTTTGTTTGAAAATCGCTTCATGCATGTGAGCGAGCTTCAAAGACTGGGTGCACACATCACGCTAAAGGGCAAGGTTGCTCAGATCACTGGTCCAATAGAGCTTAATGGCGCGGATGTGATGGCAACGGATCTGCGTGCGAGCTCTGCTTTGGTTTTGGCCGCACTTGTTGCCAAAGGTTATACTCAAATACATAGAATTTACCATCTTGATCGCGGCTATGAGGCCATTGAGGATAAGTTGCGTCAGATTGGGATTGACATCCAAAGATTAAAAGAATAG
- a CDS encoding inorganic phosphate transporter produces MSSKLKKRQQTQKEIQRGALVFFFILGVAFLGAQFGNIAYHPFLVIFSCVIGAYMAMNIGANDVANNVGPAVGSKSISMFGIIIIAAICELAGAILAGADVINTLKSGIIDPLGFHDAKVFVLVMLSALIAGALWLHLATVIKAPVSTTHSIVGGILGAGIAGGGMEVAKWNVLLEIGASWVISPLLGGLIAAGFLFFIKKTITYQQDKKQAAKKIVPLLMCFMTFVFSLYLIYKGLKNVIKIPPLGSFGISFALGLLVYIVLKPYFERKVGKLENTKDAINKLFSLPLVVAAAFLSFAHGANDVANAIGPLAAINQMLGNLDGVSTEASIPFWIMVIGGFGIALGLALYGPRLIKTVGCEITELNKIRAFCAAMSAAITVLIASALGLPVSSTHIAIGAIFGIGFLREYLKRRYGKMLQTIQDAHSTKSELDFFMEKFRKASVKRKGFMLESLKKNKQQEILLAKKQKKVLKKVYKEELVKRSAIKKIIASWLITVPVSAVFSALIYWILSTSKLAF; encoded by the coding sequence GTGAGTAGCAAGCTGAAAAAAAGACAACAAACCCAAAAAGAAATTCAAAGAGGCGCGCTTGTCTTCTTTTTTATCTTGGGGGTGGCATTTTTGGGTGCACAATTTGGCAATATCGCTTACCATCCTTTTTTGGTGATTTTTTCCTGTGTGATTGGTGCGTACATGGCCATGAACATCGGTGCCAATGATGTGGCCAATAATGTGGGGCCTGCAGTGGGTTCTAAATCTATCAGCATGTTTGGAATCATTATCATTGCTGCTATTTGTGAGTTGGCAGGAGCGATTTTGGCAGGAGCAGATGTAATTAATACGCTCAAATCTGGGATCATCGATCCTTTGGGATTTCATGATGCTAAGGTTTTTGTCCTAGTGATGCTCTCAGCCCTCATTGCTGGTGCTCTATGGTTGCATCTAGCCACAGTAATCAAGGCTCCTGTCTCTACCACGCATTCCATCGTAGGCGGGATTTTGGGCGCAGGGATTGCTGGGGGTGGAATGGAAGTGGCCAAATGGAATGTGCTTTTAGAGATTGGCGCAAGCTGGGTGATCTCGCCATTGCTTGGGGGTTTGATTGCTGCGGGGTTTTTGTTTTTTATCAAAAAAACCATCACCTATCAACAGGATAAAAAGCAAGCTGCCAAAAAAATTGTCCCTCTTTTGATGTGTTTTATGACCTTTGTCTTTAGTCTCTATCTGATTTATAAAGGCCTCAAAAATGTCATCAAAATCCCACCTCTTGGGTCTTTTGGCATTAGCTTTGCCTTGGGCTTATTGGTGTACATTGTGCTAAAGCCTTATTTTGAGAGGAAGGTTGGGAAGCTAGAAAACACCAAGGATGCAATAAATAAGCTTTTTTCCCTTCCTCTTGTGGTAGCAGCGGCATTTTTAAGCTTCGCACATGGGGCCAATGATGTAGCCAATGCCATTGGCCCGCTTGCTGCAATCAATCAAATGCTGGGGAATCTTGATGGGGTGAGTACTGAGGCAAGCATTCCTTTTTGGATCATGGTTATTGGGGGATTTGGCATTGCTCTAGGACTAGCACTCTATGGTCCAAGGCTTATTAAGACTGTGGGCTGTGAGATTACTGAGCTCAACAAAATCCGTGCATTTTGTGCGGCCATGAGTGCTGCTATCACCGTGCTTATTGCCTCTGCTCTTGGGCTTCCTGTGAGCTCGACTCATATTGCTATTGGGGCGATTTTTGGGATAGGATTTTTGCGAGAATATCTCAAAAGACGTTATGGAAAGATGCTCCAAACCATACAGGATGCTCATAGCACTAAGAGCGAACTTGATTTTTTTATGGAAAAATTTCGCAAAGCAAGCGTGAAGCGCAAGGGATTCATGCTAGAGAGTCTCAAAAAAAATAAGCAGCAAGAAATCCTGCTAGCAAAAAAACAAAAAAAGGTGCTGAAAAAAGTCTACAAAGAGGAGTTAGTCAAGCGCAGTGCGATCAAAAAAATCATCGCATCCTGGCTCATCACAGTCCCCGTGTCTGCCGTGTTCTCGGCACTCATCTATTGGATTTTATCCACAAGTAAGCTCGCTTTTTAA
- the galU gene encoding UTP--glucose-1-phosphate uridylyltransferase GalU produces the protein MIKKCLFPAAGYGTRFLPATKAMPKEMLPILDKPLIQYGVEEAMQAGCHTMAIVTGRTKRAIEDHFDISYEIEHQIQGTEKEAHLKELRQVMDQCTFSYTRQNKMLGLGHAILTGEALIGNEAFAVILADDLCVNQEEGVLAQMVKLYERHQCSIVAIEEVEAEQIDKYGVIAGKEIEQNVYRVDFMVEKPRREEAPSNLAVIGRYILTPDIFDILRITEPGKKGEIQITDALMKQAKAGRVLAYKFRGKRYDCGSIAGFVEATNALYQKIQG, from the coding sequence ATGATAAAAAAATGTTTATTCCCCGCCGCAGGATATGGGACGAGATTTTTGCCTGCAACAAAGGCCATGCCAAAGGAGATGCTACCCATCCTAGATAAGCCTCTAATCCAGTATGGGGTGGAGGAAGCCATGCAGGCAGGATGTCATACGATGGCAATTGTCACAGGTCGCACCAAGCGCGCCATTGAAGATCATTTTGATATTAGCTATGAGATTGAGCACCAGATTCAGGGCACGGAAAAAGAAGCCCATCTCAAGGAGTTGCGCCAAGTCATGGATCAGTGTACCTTTTCATACACGCGACAAAATAAAATGCTAGGGCTTGGGCATGCGATCCTCACAGGAGAGGCATTGATTGGCAATGAAGCATTTGCGGTGATTTTGGCAGATGATTTGTGTGTGAATCAAGAAGAAGGAGTGCTAGCGCAGATGGTGAAGCTTTATGAACGTCATCAATGCAGCATTGTGGCCATTGAAGAGGTGGAGGCAGAACAAATTGACAAATATGGAGTGATCGCAGGTAAGGAAATTGAGCAGAATGTCTATCGGGTGGATTTCATGGTAGAAAAACCTAGGCGTGAAGAGGCTCCTAGTAATTTGGCAGTGATTGGGCGCTATATTTTAACTCCTGATATTTTTGATATCTTGCGCATCACTGAGCCTGGCAAAAAGGGTGAGATTCAGATTACGGATGCGTTGATGAAGCAGGCAAAGGCAGGAAGGGTGCTGGCTTATAAATTCAGAGGCAAGCGTTATGATTGCGGGAGTATTGCTGGTTTTGTAGAGGCCACCAATGCCCTCTATCAAAAAATCCAAGGCTAA
- the gltX gene encoding glutamate--tRNA ligase codes for MLRFAPSPTGDMHIGNLRAAIFNYIIAKQRKEKFLIRIEDTDFARNIADKDKEILSLLNLFGLLWDDLVYQSQNFSKHQHFAQILLEKGLAFCCYCTKEFLEQKRLEAKEEKIPFRYEDAWAELQKDQNTKPVIRLRGSARALVFRDRIKGEICFEPSELDSFVILREDGIPTYNFACAIDDMLYDISFIVRGEDHVSNTPKQMLIQKDLGYDKKIEYAHLPIILGQDGKKMSKRDASSSVGYLLSEGFLPQAIINYLISMGNHTPKEVFTLQEAVEFFDINLIAKSPVKFDLPRLRFLNREHLKRLNEGEMALLLDSKDLSIGALAKLFLQEASTLNEIRTKIERIFSPKDIYSPYENQDFSKESLVLFEALQEMLLQKDCAKMEYEEFKKEAMQKSTLKGKAFFKPLRILLTGESHGLELDVLFLYLRLHLKEILRIKEG; via the coding sequence ATGCTGCGCTTTGCTCCTTCACCCACTGGCGATATGCATATTGGGAATTTGCGCGCTGCGATTTTTAATTACATCATCGCCAAGCAAAGGAAAGAAAAATTTCTCATTCGCATCGAAGATACGGATTTTGCTAGAAATATTGCCGATAAAGACAAGGAAATCTTGAGCCTATTAAACCTCTTTGGGCTTTTGTGGGATGATTTGGTCTATCAGAGCCAGAATTTCTCAAAGCATCAGCATTTTGCACAAATCTTACTGGAGAAGGGTCTTGCATTTTGTTGCTATTGCACCAAGGAATTTTTGGAGCAAAAGCGCCTGGAAGCAAAGGAGGAGAAAATCCCCTTTCGCTATGAGGATGCGTGGGCAGAGTTGCAAAAAGATCAAAACACAAAGCCCGTGATTCGTCTAAGGGGCAGCGCTAGGGCGCTTGTTTTCAGAGATAGGATTAAGGGAGAGATTTGCTTTGAGCCCAGTGAGCTAGATAGCTTTGTGATCTTGCGTGAGGATGGGATCCCTACTTATAATTTTGCTTGCGCCATTGATGACATGCTCTATGATATTTCTTTCATCGTTCGCGGGGAGGATCATGTAAGCAATACCCCAAAGCAAATGCTTATCCAAAAAGATCTAGGCTATGACAAGAAGATAGAATATGCCCATTTGCCAATCATCCTAGGCCAAGATGGTAAAAAAATGAGCAAGAGGGATGCGAGCTCCTCAGTGGGATATCTTTTGAGCGAGGGTTTTTTGCCCCAGGCGATTATAAATTATCTCATTAGCATGGGTAATCACACTCCCAAAGAGGTTTTCACTTTGCAAGAGGCAGTGGAGTTTTTTGACATCAATCTCATCGCAAAATCCCCGGTGAAATTCGACCTTCCAAGACTGCGATTTTTGAATCGCGAGCACCTAAAGCGCCTCAATGAAGGGGAGATGGCATTGCTGCTAGATTCTAAAGATCTTAGCATTGGTGCATTGGCAAAATTATTTTTGCAAGAGGCTAGCACGCTTAATGAGATTCGCACAAAGATAGAGCGAATTTTCTCTCCCAAGGATATTTATTCACCTTATGAAAATCAGGATTTTTCTAAGGAATCTTTGGTGTTATTTGAGGCATTGCAAGAGATGTTATTACAAAAAGATTGCGCAAAAATGGAATATGAAGAATTCAAAAAAGAAGCCATGCAAAAAAGCACCCTCAAAGGGAAGGCGTTTTTTAAGCCCTTGAGGATTTTGCTTACGGGTGAATCTCATGGACTAGAGCTTGATGTTTTGTTTTTGTATCTGCGTCTGCATTTGAAAGAAATTTTGCGAATCAAGGAGGGGTGA
- a CDS encoding lytic transglycosylase domain-containing protein, whose translation MKKWSLLFCFCGCIFAKEITIDFLQKQPQGVARDFYIWYFISRDKTSIDEAKVAYDLVFKKTPRIEKAMEKKGIIHEMPRDIYCKKLDFDALKKEDADCIAYGIKLSLIPTLPQADVDILLNALKEGHENLYDQILVLRSPSILNALLSTTPKNFAQIFHGLSYVQKLALFNQGDFDTQALKKLLDANFSGVNRAITKMILDPKFHGIKNALSEIEVGQSDANTFFLLGMNELLLQKPKRALAYFAKSQNVAIDPFMRDRALFWQYLLSEDQSFLQQVAQSTFVDIFSIYANKKLQTTPKYQIISDFEISGEMPKFDIKNPFVWQQKKTEISGLSGQKYEDALEQFHYKESLPHLVFFLNRKHRYNHNYFIFAYDDPKLWRSPLQKALVYAVARQESHLLPALISSSYALGMMQIMPFNVEPFAKDLKLRDITLFDMFEPRIALRFGAFYLDQLEKEFKHPLFIAYAYNGGPGFLRRTLARNHLFLKDRKYEPWISMELLPYDESRFYGMRVIANYLIYAQMLGKDIDVEDFLKQTIKFQKGKQ comes from the coding sequence ATGAAGAAGTGGAGTTTGCTTTTTTGTTTTTGTGGATGTATTTTTGCCAAAGAAATCACTATAGATTTTCTTCAAAAGCAACCCCAGGGTGTGGCGCGGGATTTTTATATTTGGTATTTTATTTCGCGGGATAAGACGAGTATTGATGAGGCAAAGGTCGCTTATGATTTGGTTTTTAAAAAAACTCCCAGGATTGAAAAGGCAATGGAAAAAAAAGGCATTATTCATGAAATGCCTCGCGATATTTATTGCAAAAAACTGGATTTTGATGCATTGAAAAAAGAAGATGCAGATTGCATCGCCTATGGAATCAAGCTAAGCCTCATTCCCACATTACCCCAAGCAGATGTAGACATACTTCTTAATGCCCTAAAAGAGGGGCATGAGAATCTCTATGATCAGATTTTGGTGTTGCGCAGTCCAAGCATATTAAATGCTCTTTTATCCACCACTCCCAAAAATTTCGCACAAATTTTTCATGGACTAAGCTATGTGCAAAAACTTGCATTATTTAACCAAGGGGATTTTGACACTCAGGCATTAAAAAAGCTTTTGGATGCCAATTTTTCTGGTGTGAACCGTGCGATAACAAAAATGATCTTAGATCCCAAATTTCATGGAATCAAAAATGCTCTGTCTGAGATTGAAGTTGGTCAATCAGATGCCAACACTTTCTTTTTGCTGGGGATGAATGAGTTGCTATTGCAAAAACCAAAGAGGGCATTGGCGTATTTTGCAAAATCTCAAAATGTGGCAATCGATCCTTTTATGCGGGATAGGGCATTGTTTTGGCAGTATCTTTTGAGTGAGGATCAGAGCTTTTTGCAGCAGGTTGCCCAAAGCACTTTTGTGGATATTTTTTCTATCTATGCCAACAAAAAACTCCAAACCACTCCCAAATATCAAATTATCTCTGATTTTGAAATTTCTGGGGAAATGCCAAAATTTGACATAAAAAACCCTTTTGTATGGCAGCAAAAAAAAACAGAGATTTCTGGACTCAGCGGACAGAAGTATGAGGACGCCCTTGAGCAATTCCACTACAAAGAAAGTCTGCCGCATCTTGTTTTTTTTCTCAATCGCAAACATCGCTACAATCATAACTATTTCATTTTTGCCTATGATGATCCCAAATTATGGAGAAGCCCCTTGCAAAAGGCTCTAGTCTATGCTGTGGCGCGTCAAGAAAGCCATTTGCTCCCCGCACTCATTTCTAGCTCTTATGCACTGGGAATGATGCAAATCATGCCCTTTAATGTGGAGCCATTTGCCAAGGATCTCAAGCTAAGAGACATTACGCTTTTTGATATGTTTGAACCAAGGATCGCGCTAAGGTTTGGAGCATTTTATCTTGACCAGCTAGAGAAGGAATTCAAACATCCCCTGTTCATCGCCTATGCTTATAACGGAGGGCCAGGGTTTTTGCGCCGCACCTTGGCAAGAAATCATTTATTTTTGAAAGACAGAAAATATGAGCCTTGGATTTCTATGGAGCTTTTGCCCTATGATGAGTCTCGTTTCTATGGGATGAGGGTGATTGCCAATTATCTCATCTATGCGCAAATGCTGGGAAAAGATATTGATGTGGAGGATTTTCTCAAGCAAACCATAAAATTTCAAAAAGGAAAGCAATGA
- a CDS encoding uracil-DNA glycosylase family protein, with protein sequence MKYRLKQYQQLKKLYILKALGQRYIERAQEPSLAQDDQKEDLHSLRQKILHCRFCERSKIQEPIFGILNTAARVVFVTPTPILDAKNQFLPNRSARMLQDILTNVFGFDAREYGILSLLKCADTPITKEEFLQCQLHFFAQLQKMPHAMVLCFGGKEALDFFDLLDQNFFGKLIKLRDQRFLITYSLLDLLKNPSLKRETMQHLSLLKEAL encoded by the coding sequence ATGAAATATAGGCTCAAGCAATACCAGCAACTCAAAAAACTCTATATTCTCAAAGCTCTGGGGCAGCGCTACATAGAGCGCGCTCAAGAGCCCTCTCTAGCTCAAGATGACCAAAAAGAGGATTTGCATTCCCTGCGTCAAAAAATATTGCATTGTAGGTTCTGTGAGCGCAGCAAGATCCAAGAACCTATTTTTGGTATCTTGAATACAGCTGCACGCGTGGTTTTTGTCACTCCCACTCCCATCCTGGATGCCAAAAACCAATTCCTGCCAAATCGCAGTGCCAGGATGCTTCAAGACATCTTGACCAATGTTTTTGGTTTTGATGCTAGGGAATATGGCATTCTCTCTCTTTTAAAATGCGCAGATACCCCCATCACAAAAGAAGAATTTTTGCAGTGCCAATTACATTTTTTTGCCCAATTGCAAAAAATGCCCCATGCCATGGTTTTATGTTTTGGAGGCAAGGAGGCTTTGGATTTTTTTGATTTATTGGATCAGAATTTCTTTGGAAAGTTGATAAAATTGCGGGATCAGAGGTTTTTAATTACTTACTCTTTATTGGATTTATTGAAAAACCCCTCCCTGAAAAGAGAAACCATGCAGCACCTATCCTTGCTAAAAGAGGCTTTATGA
- a CDS encoding YggT family protein, translating to MGILSFLINVYIWIVIIVSLLSFTRVDTTHPIVKFLFQITEPVFHFFRSRLPLTYQNIDFTPLVVVLLLSIINHLIA from the coding sequence ATGGGGATCTTGTCTTTTTTGATCAATGTGTATATTTGGATTGTAATCATCGTAAGCCTATTGTCTTTTACACGGGTGGATACCACTCATCCCATAGTGAAATTTTTGTTTCAGATCACAGAGCCTGTGTTTCATTTTTTTCGCTCTAGGCTGCCTCTGACATACCAAAATATCGATTTTACCCCCTTAGTGGTGGTTCTTCTTCTAAGCATCATCAATCATCTAATAGCCTAA
- a CDS encoding hemolysin family protein, with the protein MLFVTVLLVFLNGFFVLSEFAMVKVRKTRLEELVKAKAINAGLALKIIGNLDTYLSATQLGITFSSLALGWIGEPAIAQLLNVLFIDFFGNNGILLHTLSFAITFVFITLLHVVLGEIVPKSIAIAKAERCALIVARPLHYFWVVFYPIIWLFDRLAGFFLRRFGVKQAKEHESVHSEEELKIIVGESLKEGLIDSIEGEIIKNAVDFSDTTAKEIMTPRKDMICLDAEKSYEENIQTVLETRHTRYPYYEGSKDNILGMIHIRDLLKNTLTCKKTDLKSILREMIIVPETVSIAQVLSKMNKEQRHTALVVDEYGGTAGLLTMEDIIEEIMGDIADEYDERIEEHYKIDEDTYVFDGMMDLESIEEICDIAFDDSCDQVTIGGYVFSLLGRLPVVGDVIKDSNCKFEVCEMDGARIKKLKLKCILEPQDPEQS; encoded by the coding sequence ATGTTATTTGTGACAGTGCTTCTGGTGTTTCTGAATGGCTTTTTTGTGCTTTCAGAGTTTGCGATGGTCAAGGTGAGAAAAACAAGACTAGAGGAATTGGTAAAAGCCAAGGCTATCAATGCAGGTCTAGCACTAAAAATCATTGGCAACCTTGATACATATTTGAGCGCCACGCAGTTAGGGATTACTTTTTCTTCTTTGGCATTAGGTTGGATTGGAGAGCCAGCCATCGCCCAGCTCCTCAATGTTCTTTTCATAGATTTTTTTGGAAATAATGGCATCTTGTTGCACACTCTTAGTTTTGCCATCACATTTGTGTTTATCACTTTGTTGCATGTGGTGCTTGGAGAAATCGTCCCCAAATCCATCGCCATCGCCAAGGCTGAGCGCTGCGCTCTCATTGTTGCGCGTCCCCTGCATTATTTTTGGGTGGTGTTTTATCCCATCATTTGGCTTTTTGATCGCCTGGCAGGATTTTTCCTACGTCGCTTTGGCGTTAAGCAGGCCAAGGAGCATGAGAGTGTGCATTCTGAAGAAGAGCTTAAAATCATCGTGGGAGAGAGCTTGAAAGAGGGGTTGATTGATTCGATTGAGGGGGAGATTATCAAAAATGCAGTGGATTTTTCTGATACCACTGCCAAAGAGATTATGACCCCTCGCAAGGATATGATTTGCTTGGATGCAGAGAAGAGTTATGAGGAAAATATCCAGACTGTTCTTGAGACACGCCACACACGCTATCCCTATTATGAGGGGAGTAAGGATAATATTTTGGGCATGATTCACATCCGTGATCTGCTCAAAAATACTCTGACCTGCAAAAAAACTGATCTCAAAAGTATTTTGCGCGAGATGATCATCGTGCCAGAGACTGTTTCCATCGCCCAAGTCCTTAGCAAGATGAACAAAGAGCAGCGCCATACTGCATTAGTGGTGGATGAATATGGCGGTACAGCCGGGCTGCTTACCATGGAGGATATCATCGAGGAGATTATGGGGGATATTGCTGATGAATATGATGAGCGCATAGAGGAGCATTATAAAATCGATGAGGACACTTATGTATTTGATGGAATGATGGATTTAGAGAGTATTGAGGAGATTTGTGATATTGCATTTGATGATTCTTGTGATCAAGTCACCATTGGAGGGTATGTGTTTAGTTTGCTAGGACGCTTGCCTGTGGTGGGCGATGTAATTAAGGATTCTAATTGCAAATTTGAGGTGTGTGAAATGGATGGGGCAAGGATTAAAAAACTCAAGCTTAAGTGCATCTTAGAGCCTCAAGACCCAGAACAAAGCTAA
- the aspA gene encoding aspartate ammonia-lyase, with product MKTRKEHDFIGEMDISNEVYYGIQTFRALENFCITRRRLGDYPIFVESLAKVKKAAALANHELGKLDDRLCDAICRACDKVIAGEYHDQFVVDMIQGGAGTSTNMNANEVIANLALEILGHKKGEYQYCHPNDHVNLSQSTNDAYPTALRVALYERLTNMTEYMKILRDSLARKSHEFKHVIKMGRTQLQDAVPMTLGQEFKTFELMISKVIDRVLESRNLVRIINLGGTAIGTGINTHPDYKKIAEKKIQEVTGHPFITAQDLIEATQSTGAYVQVSGLLKRVAVKLSKICNDLRLLNSGPRAGLNEINLPKMQPGSSIMPGKVNPVIPEVVNQVCFAVIGNDVAITMAAEGGQLQLNVFEPLIAYNIFESIIMLSRAMETLATKCIDGITANEEICKNFVLGSVGIVTALNPYIGYENSASIAKESLSTGKRVYDIVLERNLLKKEQLDEILSLDNLVPQR from the coding sequence ATGAAGACAAGAAAAGAGCATGATTTTATCGGGGAAATGGACATTAGTAATGAAGTTTATTATGGGATTCAGACATTCCGCGCGCTGGAGAATTTTTGCATCACCAGAAGAAGGCTTGGGGATTATCCCATTTTTGTCGAATCTCTAGCAAAGGTCAAAAAAGCTGCTGCGCTGGCAAATCACGAACTTGGAAAACTCGATGATAGGCTTTGTGATGCGATTTGTAGGGCCTGTGATAAGGTGATTGCTGGGGAATATCATGATCAATTTGTTGTGGATATGATCCAGGGGGGTGCGGGCACGAGTACAAATATGAATGCCAATGAGGTGATTGCAAATCTAGCCCTTGAGATCTTGGGGCATAAAAAAGGAGAGTATCAATACTGCCATCCCAATGATCATGTAAATCTCTCTCAATCCACCAATGACGCCTATCCCACCGCGCTTCGCGTTGCGCTGTATGAGCGTTTGACCAATATGACAGAATACATGAAGATCTTGCGTGATTCTCTTGCTAGGAAGAGTCATGAATTCAAACATGTCATCAAGATGGGGCGCACCCAACTCCAGGATGCTGTGCCAATGACTCTGGGTCAGGAATTCAAAACCTTTGAGCTCATGATATCTAAGGTCATTGACCGGGTTTTGGAGTCTAGAAATCTTGTGCGCATTATCAATCTTGGGGGCACTGCCATCGGCACTGGGATCAACACCCATCCAGATTACAAAAAAATCGCAGAGAAAAAGATCCAAGAGGTCACGGGTCATCCCTTCATCACCGCCCAAGATCTCATTGAGGCCACACAGAGCACAGGTGCATATGTACAGGTGAGCGGTTTGCTTAAGCGTGTGGCTGTCAAGCTCTCAAAAATCTGCAATGACTTGCGTTTGTTAAACTCTGGACCTAGAGCAGGACTTAATGAGATTAATCTACCCAAGATGCAGCCAGGCAGCTCCATCATGCCAGGCAAGGTCAATCCTGTGATTCCTGAGGTGGTGAATCAGGTATGCTTTGCAGTCATTGGAAATGACGTGGCAATCACCATGGCAGCAGAGGGTGGGCAGCTTCAGCTCAATGTCTTTGAGCCTTTGATTGCTTATAATATCTTTGAATCCATCATCATGCTCTCTCGCGCCATGGAGACCTTGGCTACAAAATGCATCGATGGAATCACTGCAAATGAAGAAATCTGCAAGAATTTCGTGCTAGGAAGTGTGGGCATCGTCACTGCACTCAATCCCTACATTGGCTATGAAAACTCCGCATCCATTGCAAAAGAATCGCTTAGCACTGGCAAAAGAGTCTATGACATCGTGCTGGAGCGCAATTTGCTGAAAAAAGAACAGCTTGATGAAATTCTTTCTTTAGACAATCTTGTCCCTCAAAGATGA